One window of Elaeis guineensis isolate ETL-2024a chromosome 11, EG11, whole genome shotgun sequence genomic DNA carries:
- the LOC105034448 gene encoding enolase 2 (The sequence of the model RefSeq protein was modified relative to this genomic sequence to represent the inferred CDS: added 130 bases not found in genome assembly): MATIKCIKARQIFDSRGNPTVEVDCCLSDGTFSRAAVPSGASTGIYEALELRDGGSDYLGKGVLKAVTNVNSIIGPALIGKDPTAQAEIDTFMVQQLDGTSNEWGWCKQKLGANAILAVSLAVCKAGASVKKIPLYQHIANLAGNKNLVLPVPAFNVINGGSHAGNKLAMQEFMILPVGASSFKEAMKMGVEVYHHLKAVIKKKYGQDATNVGDEGGFAPNIQENKEGLELLKTAIAKAGYTGKVVIGMDVAASEFYSDKDKTYDLNFKEENNDGSQKISGDSLKNVYKSFVSGYPIVSIEDPFDQDDWTHYAKMTEEIGEQVQIVGDDLLVTNPTRVAKAIKEKTCNALLLKVNQIGSVTESIEAVKMSKRAGWGVMTSHRSGETEDTFIADLAVGLATGQIKTGAPCRSERLAKYNQLLRIEEELGAAAVYAGAKFRAPVEPY, from the exons GTATATATGAAGCTTTGGAGCTGAGAGATGGAGGATCAGACTACCTTGGGAAAGGTGTCCTTAAG GCTGTTACGAATGTGAACTCTATCATCGGACCAGCATTGATTGGGAAG GATCCGACCGCACAGGCTGAGATCGATACTTTCATGGTTCAGCAACTTGATGGGACCTCTAATGAGTGGGGTTGGTGCAAACAAAAG CTCGGTGCAAATGCCATATTGGCAGTATCTCTTGCTGTTTGCAAAGCAGGTGCTAGTGTGAAGAAGATTCCTCTTTACCAG CATATTGCCAATCTGGCTGGAAACAAGAACTTAGTGTTGCCTGTACCCGCATTCAATGTTATTAATGGTGGATCTCATGCGGGAAACAAACTCGCGATGCAG GAATTTATGATCCTTCCTGTTGGGGCATCCTCATTCAAGGAAGCCATGAAGATGGGTGTAGAAGTATACCATCATTTGAAG GCTGTCATTAAGAAAAAGTATGGACAGGATGCTACTAATGTTGGAGATGAAGGTGGTTTTGCTCCTAACATTCAG GAAAACAAGGAAGGACTTGAGCTGTTGAAGACAGCTATAGCAAAAGCTGGATATACTGGCAAA GTGGTGATTGGGATGGATGTTGCTGCTTCAGAGTTCTACAGTGACAAGGATAAGACatatgatttgaatttcaaggaGGAG aACAATGATGGTTCGCAGAAAATATCTGGGGATAGTTTGAAAAATGTTTACAAGTCCTTTGTCAGTGGGTATCCCATCGTATCAATCGAAGACCCGTTTGATCAGGATGATTGGACCCACTATGCAAAAATGACAGAGGAGATTGGAGAGCAGGTGCAGATTGTTGGAGACGATCTTCTTGTCACCAACCCAACG CGTGTTGCCAAGGCAATTAAGGAAAAGACATGCAATGCCCTCCTTTTGAAG GTGAATCAGATAGGGTCTGTGACTGAGAGCATTGAAGCTGTAAAAATGTCTAAACGTGCTGGCTGGGGTGTAATGACAAGCCACCGAAG TGGTGAAACGGAGGATACTTTCATTGCTGACCTTGCAGTTGGTTTGGCCACG GGCCAAATCAAGACCGGAGCTCCATGCCGTTCTGAACGCCTTGCCAAGTATAATCAG TTGCTCAGGATTGAGGAGGAGCTTGGTGCTGCAGCAGTCTATGCAGGAGCAAAGTTCCGTGCTCCTGTAGAGCCTTATTAG